From Chryseobacterium gallinarum, one genomic window encodes:
- a CDS encoding porin family protein yields MKQHFLSLSALLLCITCSVDIQAQQTPAFHIGVKGGTSFTKTSTESSLLEGKYGFGYQAGVMTRMDIGRLYVQGEALFNKRKTSYDIKDGSSAKLTWNAIDIPVVIGYKVVKADEFNVRVFAGGVYSYAFNNKISTSHAIQEGFIKFDKSNIGITGGVGVDYKNFTVDLRYETGLSNISKDFKSKPHSFSLGIGYFLF; encoded by the coding sequence ATGAAACAACATTTTCTGTCATTAAGTGCCTTATTACTATGCATTACTTGTTCGGTAGATATTCAAGCTCAGCAGACTCCCGCTTTTCATATCGGGGTAAAGGGCGGAACCAGTTTTACCAAAACCTCAACGGAATCTTCTTTATTGGAAGGGAAATACGGCTTCGGCTATCAGGCGGGCGTAATGACCAGAATGGATATTGGCAGGCTGTATGTACAAGGAGAAGCCTTATTCAACAAAAGAAAGACCTCTTACGATATCAAGGACGGAAGTTCAGCCAAGCTCACCTGGAATGCTATTGATATTCCTGTAGTAATAGGATACAAAGTAGTAAAAGCCGACGAATTTAACGTAAGGGTTTTTGCCGGCGGAGTTTACAGTTACGCATTTAATAATAAAATATCCACTTCACATGCGATCCAGGAAGGGTTTATAAAATTTGATAAATCAAACATCGGAATTACAGGAGGTGTGGGAGTAGATTATAAGAATTTCACAGTGGATCTGCGGTATGAAACCGGGTTGTCAAATATCAGTAAAGATTTTAAATCCAAACCGCACAGTTTCAGTCTAGGGATTGGCTATTTCCTATTCTAA
- a CDS encoding energy transducer TonB, translated as MIKKLLALAFIITFVFGYAQVSEFQRADSRYDRKIKALYNKYPKPNDLRTKKEWLLTEEKISAYKNALDKVSAEEKKLIALDPPTKSKITKEAEYDKGKTSFQKLLYEAVDLAFLNFSSDSYKATMTFVVDSKGNALDANVKGNNEDINAFIEAAFYRIKNQGKWKPAESNGKPVSSTVSLPLVLTFKK; from the coding sequence ATGATTAAAAAGCTCTTAGCATTAGCATTCATTATTACTTTTGTGTTCGGCTATGCCCAGGTTTCTGAATTTCAGAGGGCAGATTCCCGCTATGACAGAAAGATAAAGGCTTTATATAACAAATATCCTAAGCCTAATGATCTAAGAACTAAGAAGGAGTGGCTTTTGACAGAAGAGAAAATATCAGCGTATAAAAACGCACTGGATAAAGTTTCTGCTGAAGAGAAGAAACTAATTGCATTAGATCCTCCAACAAAATCAAAAATCACTAAAGAAGCTGAATATGATAAAGGTAAGACCTCTTTCCAAAAACTTTTATATGAAGCAGTGGATCTTGCTTTTTTAAATTTTTCTTCGGATTCTTACAAAGCAACAATGACTTTTGTGGTTGACTCTAAAGGAAATGCCCTTGATGCCAATGTAAAAGGAAATAACGAAGATATAAATGCCTTTATTGAAGCAGCTTTTTACCGCATTAAAAACCAGGGCAAATGGAAACCCGCAGAAAGCAACGGAAAACCGGTATCTTCTACTGTATCCCTTCCTTTGGTTTTAACATTTAAAAAATAA
- the pepT gene encoding peptidase T, translating to MSTIEFNQLWKEKLLNRFLSYVKIYSTSDAESENTPSTSRQWDIANYITEELKTIGLEDVSIDDNGYIMGYVPSNLENDDRPTIGFISHYDTSPDFSGENVRPQVWENYDGNDLLLNQTTGFTLSPSKFESLKKYIGQTLITTDGTTLLGADDKAGCAEIVTAAEYLIAHPEIKHGRIAVGFTPDEEIGRGAHKFDVAKFGAEWAYTMDGGEVGELEYENFNAAGAVVKIHGLSVHPGYAYGKMINAALLAAEFAQMLPANETPATTKGFEGFYHLMDITADISEAKLQYIIRDHDADKFEARKKFLEAKVAEFNQKHGEGTAEVEIKEQYRNMKQQFEGKMHIVDLAAKAMKEAGIEPKIKAIRGGTDGAQLSYMGLPCPNIFAGGINFHGPYEYVALESMEKATEVIINIVKA from the coding sequence ATGAGTACAATAGAATTTAATCAATTGTGGAAAGAGAAATTACTGAATCGTTTTCTTAGTTATGTAAAAATATATTCAACCAGTGATGCTGAAAGCGAAAATACTCCCTCCACTTCAAGACAATGGGACATCGCAAATTACATTACTGAAGAACTGAAGACAATAGGTTTGGAAGATGTTTCAATTGATGATAACGGTTATATTATGGGATATGTTCCTTCTAACCTTGAAAATGATGACAGGCCTACGATTGGATTTATTTCGCATTATGATACATCCCCTGACTTCAGTGGTGAAAATGTAAGACCACAGGTGTGGGAAAACTATGACGGAAATGATCTTCTTCTAAATCAGACTACAGGATTTACTTTGTCTCCTTCAAAATTTGAAAGCTTAAAAAAATATATCGGCCAGACCCTGATTACCACGGATGGAACCACTCTTCTTGGTGCTGACGATAAAGCCGGATGCGCGGAAATTGTAACGGCTGCAGAGTATCTTATTGCCCACCCGGAAATCAAACATGGCAGAATTGCTGTAGGATTTACTCCGGATGAAGAGATCGGAAGAGGAGCTCACAAGTTTGATGTTGCAAAATTCGGGGCTGAGTGGGCTTACACCATGGATGGCGGAGAAGTTGGAGAATTGGAATATGAAAACTTCAATGCTGCCGGAGCGGTAGTTAAAATTCACGGATTAAGTGTACACCCGGGTTATGCCTATGGGAAAATGATCAATGCTGCGCTTTTAGCAGCTGAATTTGCCCAGATGCTACCTGCTAATGAAACTCCTGCAACGACAAAAGGTTTTGAAGGATTCTACCATTTAATGGATATTACTGCTGATATTTCTGAAGCTAAACTTCAATACATCATCCGTGACCATGACGCTGATAAATTTGAGGCAAGAAAGAAATTCCTTGAAGCAAAAGTAGCTGAATTCAATCAAAAGCATGGTGAAGGAACGGCAGAAGTAGAAATCAAGGAACAATACAGAAACATGAAACAGCAGTTTGAAGGTAAAATGCATATTGTAGACCTTGCAGCCAAAGCGATGAAAGAAGCTGGTATTGAGCCTAAGATCAAAGCGATCAGAGGAGGAACGGATGGGGCACAACTATCTTATATGGGCCTTCCATGTCCTAATATCTTCGCGGGAGGCATCAACTTCCACGGACCGTACGAATATGTTGCTTTAGAAAGTATGGAGAAAGCAACTGAAGTTATTATTAACATCGTAAAAGCTTAA
- a CDS encoding RrF2 family transcriptional regulator: MMSKRCKYALKAMVRLARNYNQGFLPTAVIAQDENIPRKFLEQILLELKRAKLVNSKQGTAGGYYLLKSPDEVSLADIYRIFEGPIALTPCVSLNFYEPCDDCVDEAVCYLRKELIIVREKTRKSMMEATLTSFLK, from the coding sequence ATGATGTCCAAACGCTGCAAATATGCTCTAAAAGCAATGGTAAGGCTGGCAAGAAACTACAATCAGGGGTTTTTGCCCACTGCTGTTATTGCTCAGGATGAAAATATACCCAGAAAGTTTTTGGAACAGATTCTTTTGGAACTGAAAAGGGCAAAGTTGGTCAATAGTAAACAGGGAACAGCTGGAGGGTATTACCTTCTTAAGTCCCCGGATGAGGTCTCATTAGCAGATATTTACCGGATTTTTGAAGGTCCTATCGCTCTGACTCCGTGCGTATCTTTAAATTTTTATGAACCTTGTGACGACTGTGTCGATGAGGCAGTATGTTATCTTAGAAAAGAATTAATTATTGTTCGTGAAAAAACCAGGAAAAGCATGATGGAAGCTACTCTTACATCATTTCTGAAATAA